In Rhodovulum sulfidophilum DSM 1374, the following are encoded in one genomic region:
- a CDS encoding VPLPA-CTERM sorting domain-containing protein: protein MKHKTLGILVVANVWLASVAANAATFAGYTETSDVYFDDDASFDYDPSFLGGSITSPDFLIDVALAADLSSGFLTLLDDFSVVALDGTLVGTALSVDNGVADDSFSMLFSLSTGIQSYAIATFTGDLDGFGISDFFTDGVLFADGNLTITGATQDGTAVVPLPAGAVLLLSSLATIAGFGLPRRRGL from the coding sequence ATGAAGCACAAGACACTTGGAATTCTCGTTGTCGCGAATGTTTGGCTCGCGTCGGTAGCCGCCAATGCGGCCACCTTCGCGGGCTACACTGAGACCAGCGACGTCTATTTTGACGATGACGCATCGTTCGACTACGATCCGTCATTTCTCGGCGGATCAATCACCAGCCCAGATTTCTTGATCGATGTCGCCTTGGCTGCTGATCTGTCATCGGGTTTCCTGACTTTGTTGGATGATTTCTCTGTCGTTGCCCTCGACGGCACGCTGGTGGGAACTGCCCTGAGCGTCGACAATGGCGTTGCCGATGACTCATTCTCAATGTTGTTCTCGCTATCGACTGGGATTCAGTCGTACGCGATTGCGACATTTACCGGCGACTTAGATGGCTTTGGGATTTCCGATTTCTTCACCGATGGCGTTCTTTTTGCGGACGGCAACTTGACCATCACCGGCGCCACGCAAGACGGTACCGCCGTTGTTCCTCTCCCGGCAGGCGCAGTTTTGCTCCTATCCAGTCTAGCGACTATCGCGGGTTTTGGCCTCCCAAGGCGACGCGGCCTTTAG
- a CDS encoding nidogen-like domain-containing protein: protein MVSVDLDGTTATFGNSNESWIYQNILWQTDEGPILTPVGVDADLPQDLTPADIQDPNESTGVSLISGLGGDAGFGENLLARNDDGSTAAVDITSIFEDGLNFFGREFTQLWVNNNGSVTFNGARSTFTPEFITEFSNNPEISPFFADVDTRGGDTSETPGGNSTGSNLVYYDFDTVNDRFIVTWDDVGYYASATDKLNAFQLILTDRGDGDFDVEFRYEDINWTTGDASDGTGGLGGVVARAGYTAGTGDPDAYFELPASGDQGDILALDETEGNTGDVGRWLFRVRSGDIKTSDIPPLPPIGLTGWAAGDPHLATLDGVGYDFQAVGEYVLLRGVSAPSFEVQARFLPVGNEVSVTSAIATNLGGTAVMVDATDATPVTIDGVVTVIDDFSFVDVGNDRIYREDNTYTIIYAGTDGVVNAGDSRLIVDVVGDRVDLEVRFNSDLAGDLEGLLGNGDGDGSNDIALADGSVLDRPLAFEDLYGEYRDDWRVSDEVDSLFTYDDGESLAGFYDPDYPGSLVTLDELDPSVRAAAEQAVTDAGLTPGTANFNNAVLDFALTGDQSFIQSSLNVPGISEADVVPIDEPGFNVINGTTGRDILTGTEDADEFRFNGGYGDVATGNGGEDIFDLTVNAANGAVDSARIMDWTDGDIIIGFCYEDIHLETLRTSSTTLRFAYGPDNDVLTISGDITEGLEGLLELNFA, encoded by the coding sequence TCCACAGGACCTGACCCCCGCAGACATTCAAGATCCAAACGAGAGCACCGGGGTCTCGCTCATCTCCGGCCTTGGCGGGGATGCCGGTTTCGGGGAAAATCTCCTCGCGCGCAACGATGACGGCTCCACAGCCGCCGTCGATATCACGAGCATCTTCGAAGACGGGCTGAACTTCTTCGGCAGGGAGTTCACCCAGCTCTGGGTCAACAACAATGGAAGCGTCACATTCAACGGCGCACGCTCGACTTTCACGCCAGAGTTCATCACGGAGTTCAGCAACAACCCTGAAATCTCCCCCTTTTTTGCCGACGTCGACACGCGGGGCGGAGACACCTCCGAGACGCCTGGCGGCAATTCGACTGGATCTAACCTCGTTTACTACGACTTCGACACAGTCAACGACCGGTTCATCGTGACCTGGGATGACGTGGGCTATTACGCCTCAGCCACAGACAAGCTGAATGCGTTCCAGTTGATATTGACCGATCGCGGGGACGGAGATTTCGACGTCGAGTTTCGCTACGAGGACATCAACTGGACGACCGGCGATGCGAGCGACGGCACGGGAGGCCTTGGCGGTGTGGTGGCTCGCGCAGGCTATACCGCCGGAACGGGCGATCCGGACGCCTATTTTGAACTTCCGGCCTCAGGCGACCAAGGCGACATTTTGGCCCTCGACGAGACAGAGGGCAACACCGGCGATGTTGGGCGCTGGCTGTTTCGCGTACGTTCTGGCGATATAAAAACGAGCGATATTCCGCCGCTCCCGCCGATCGGGCTGACCGGATGGGCTGCGGGCGATCCGCATCTCGCAACGTTGGATGGCGTCGGCTACGACTTCCAGGCCGTGGGCGAATACGTTCTGCTGCGCGGCGTGTCGGCCCCGAGTTTCGAAGTGCAGGCGCGGTTTCTGCCGGTCGGTAACGAGGTCAGCGTGACTTCGGCCATCGCGACCAATCTGGGCGGCACGGCCGTAATGGTGGACGCAACCGACGCCACCCCCGTAACCATCGACGGAGTCGTCACCGTGATCGACGATTTCTCGTTCGTAGATGTCGGCAACGACCGGATCTACCGCGAGGACAACACCTATACGATCATCTATGCGGGCACAGACGGTGTGGTGAATGCGGGCGACAGTCGGCTGATCGTCGATGTCGTAGGAGACCGCGTCGACCTTGAAGTGCGCTTCAACAGTGACCTTGCCGGTGACCTCGAAGGCCTTCTGGGCAACGGTGATGGCGACGGGTCGAATGACATCGCCCTGGCCGATGGCTCGGTCTTGGATCGGCCCCTTGCCTTTGAAGATCTCTATGGCGAGTATCGCGACGATTGGCGCGTCAGTGACGAGGTGGACAGCCTGTTCACCTATGATGACGGCGAAAGCCTCGCGGGTTTCTACGATCCGGACTACCCGGGAAGTCTTGTCACTCTCGACGAGCTCGATCCGAGTGTCCGAGCCGCTGCGGAACAGGCTGTCACCGATGCAGGCCTGACGCCTGGAACCGCCAATTTCAACAACGCTGTCTTGGATTTCGCGCTCACCGGCGACCAAAGCTTCATTCAATCCTCGCTGAATGTCCCCGGGATCAGCGAGGCGGACGTCGTGCCAATCGATGAGCCCGGTTTCAACGTGATTAACGGAACCACGGGCCGCGATATTCTTACAGGAACCGAGGATGCGGATGAGTTCAGGTTCAATGGCGGCTATGGTGACGTGGCCACGGGCAATGGCGGCGAAGACATCTTTGATTTGACAGTCAACGCAGCAAACGGAGCAGTCGACAGTGCCCGGATCATGGATTGGACAGATGGCGATATTATCATCGGCTTCTGCTACGAGGATATCCATCTGGAAACACTCCGCACGAGCAGCACCACCTTGCGGTTCGCCTATGGCCCCGACAACGATGTGCTGACCATTTCCGGAGACATCACAGAAGGCCTCGAAGGGCTATTAGAATTGAATTTTGCATAA
- a CDS encoding IS110 family transposase, whose amino-acid sequence MTVNTVGLDLAKDVFQVHGISANGRVIFNKTVKRAKLLQFFEALPPCVVGMEACGSAHHWGRELGKLGHDVRLMPAGYVKPYVKRGKTDAVDAEAICEAVRRPTMRFVELKTEDQQAILAIHRTRDLVVRQQTQIVNMIRSILREFGHILPTGVGAILTFAKRHLGGDHPDMPELANGILGTLCHQLVGLNTRVVGYTRMIEQHAMMTADARRLMRIPGIGPITASAIIATIGDAKQFRTGRDLAAWLGLPPLNKSSGGKERLGKITKKGDRYIRKLLIVGMTSRALMARKHPERADLWTAKMLAQKPFRLATVAMANKAARIVWAMLTKQQDYRQPGT is encoded by the coding sequence ATGACAGTCAATACGGTCGGCCTGGATTTGGCCAAGGATGTCTTTCAGGTTCACGGGATTTCCGCGAATGGGCGCGTCATTTTCAACAAGACGGTGAAGCGCGCCAAGCTTCTGCAATTCTTCGAGGCCCTGCCGCCCTGCGTCGTCGGGATGGAGGCGTGTGGGTCCGCCCATCACTGGGGCCGCGAATTGGGCAAGCTCGGTCACGACGTCCGGCTGATGCCTGCGGGCTATGTGAAACCCTATGTGAAGCGGGGCAAGACCGACGCGGTCGATGCCGAGGCGATTTGCGAGGCGGTGCGCCGACCCACGATGCGCTTCGTCGAACTGAAGACGGAAGATCAGCAGGCGATCCTGGCGATCCACCGCACCCGCGATCTTGTGGTCCGGCAGCAAACCCAGATCGTGAACATGATCCGCAGCATCTTGCGCGAATTCGGCCACATCCTGCCGACCGGAGTGGGCGCCATCCTCACCTTTGCCAAACGCCACCTCGGCGGGGACCATCCCGACATGCCGGAACTGGCCAACGGCATTCTCGGGACGCTGTGCCATCAGCTGGTGGGCCTCAACACCCGGGTCGTCGGCTACACCAGGATGATCGAACAGCACGCCATGATGACGGCAGATGCCCGGCGGCTGATGCGCATACCCGGGATCGGTCCGATTACCGCCTCGGCCATCATCGCCACGATCGGCGATGCGAAACAATTCCGGACCGGGCGCGATCTGGCGGCCTGGCTGGGTCTGCCCCCCCTGAACAAATCCAGCGGCGGCAAGGAGCGGCTCGGGAAGATCACCAAGAAGGGCGACCGCTACATCAGGAAGCTGCTGATCGTCGGCATGACGTCGCGCGCCTTGATGGCCAGGAAGCATCCCGAGCGTGCCGATCTCTGGACGGCGAAGATGCTGGCCCAGAAGCCGTTCCGGCTGGCCACCGTCGCCATGGCCAACAAGGCCGCCCGGATCGTCTGGGCCATGCTGACGAAGCAACAGGACTACCGCCAGCCGGGCACCTGA
- a CDS encoding head-tail joining protein has product MASPRPGDRIEIDGEAFLVQGEPVRDRERLVWTVDLRPA; this is encoded by the coding sequence GTGGCGAGCCCGCGGCCCGGCGACCGCATCGAGATCGACGGCGAGGCCTTCCTCGTTCAGGGCGAGCCCGTCCGTGACCGCGAGCGGCTCGTCTGGACCGTCGATCTGAGGCCCGCGTGA
- a CDS encoding DUF6441 family protein: MKLKLDITPDLVAAMAAEVKAGEKAVTAAMREAGTGLKTAWRGQITGAGLGRRLANSIRSQTYPKAGESLNAAALVWFKAPVIVGAHDTGPLIRSKNGFWLAIPLPAAGKSLRGGRITPGEWEQRRGLRLRFVYRRMGPSLLVAEGRLNTKGQAVVSRSKTGRGKVTAPIFLLVPQVKLPKRLDLARDADRALDNVPGLIVANWRAN; the protein is encoded by the coding sequence GTGAAGCTGAAACTCGACATCACGCCCGATCTCGTCGCCGCCATGGCCGCGGAAGTGAAGGCCGGCGAGAAGGCCGTCACCGCCGCCATGCGCGAGGCCGGGACCGGGCTCAAGACCGCCTGGCGCGGACAGATCACTGGCGCGGGGCTCGGGCGGCGGCTGGCGAACTCGATCCGGAGCCAGACCTACCCCAAGGCCGGCGAGAGCCTGAACGCCGCGGCGCTCGTCTGGTTCAAGGCCCCGGTCATCGTGGGCGCGCATGACACTGGGCCGCTGATCCGCTCGAAGAACGGGTTCTGGCTGGCGATCCCGCTGCCCGCCGCAGGCAAGTCCCTCCGCGGTGGCAGGATCACGCCCGGTGAATGGGAACAGCGACGCGGTCTGCGCCTGCGCTTCGTCTATCGCCGGATGGGCCCCAGCCTGCTGGTAGCGGAGGGACGGCTGAACACGAAGGGTCAGGCGGTCGTGTCGCGCTCGAAGACCGGGCGGGGCAAGGTCACCGCGCCGATCTTCCTGCTGGTCCCGCAGGTCAAGCTGCCGAAACGGCTGGATCTGGCGCGGGATGCTGACCGGGCGTTGGACAATGTGCCGGGTCTGATCGTGGCGAATTGGAGAGCAAACTGA
- a CDS encoding contractile injection system protein, VgrG/Pvc8 family — protein MSAAREVAKPIGTSLAELIRVSGIPKVSRKQAGQTTVLTMAPQNHNKALAKQGPSTEDIERLGPCCLQNHENGHSWSPRREQFRRGPGHRELRPRGPLGRSRYLILAGLGPVPSASLTAPQIGTMPPMTAPPKANGSRGLSRHDVRHYLSGIKRGYFMSGFFRQDARMGRISTVLGQDVLVLRRFEGTDHLNALFDYSADCLAATADLDFDRLIGTHATVTLTTKDGERPFDGIVTEARWLGSGDNGHRYRLRLRPWAFLASLRRNQRIFHNKTVIEILTELLSAYADAGALTVELANDYPELEYTVQYRESDLAFTPAVASLITWSANKEPSRKILRSIFEPSRDRARAITQTTDYAISCKLRKKVEMLFAHLKRILGLSRLRLRGPSGARDEFHLAATAQNLRKLAKLLPIPPVAC, from the coding sequence ATGTCAGCGGCCCGCGAGGTCGCTAAGCCGATTGGAACCTCGCTTGCGGAACTCATCAGGGTCAGTGGCATCCCGAAGGTGTCACGCAAACAGGCCGGACAGACGACTGTACTGACAATGGCGCCGCAAAATCACAATAAAGCTCTTGCAAAGCAGGGGCCATCCACAGAAGACATTGAGCGCCTCGGCCCCTGCTGCCTGCAGAATCACGAAAACGGCCATTCGTGGTCGCCGCGGCGAGAGCAGTTTCGGCGCGGTCCTGGCCACCGGGAATTGCGCCCTCGTGGCCCCCTGGGGCGGTCTCGGTACTTGATCTTGGCAGGGCTCGGTCCTGTCCCGTCGGCCAGCCTTACCGCCCCTCAAATCGGCACGATGCCGCCAATGACCGCGCCCCCCAAAGCGAACGGCAGCCGGGGGTTGTCACGGCACGACGTGCGCCACTACCTTAGCGGTATTAAAAGAGGGTATTTCATGAGTGGCTTCTTCCGTCAGGACGCCCGCATGGGCCGGATTTCAACGGTTCTGGGGCAGGATGTCCTGGTGCTCCGCCGGTTCGAAGGCACGGATCACCTGAACGCGCTGTTCGACTATTCCGCGGACTGCCTCGCTGCCACGGCCGATCTCGATTTCGACCGGCTGATCGGGACGCATGCCACCGTCACCCTCACCACGAAGGACGGCGAACGCCCTTTCGACGGCATCGTCACCGAGGCGCGCTGGCTGGGCTCGGGCGACAACGGCCATCGCTACCGGCTGCGGCTCCGGCCCTGGGCCTTTCTTGCCAGCCTTCGCCGTAACCAGCGGATCTTCCACAACAAGACCGTGATCGAGATCCTGACCGAGCTGCTCTCAGCCTATGCGGATGCGGGCGCGCTGACGGTGGAACTCGCGAACGACTACCCCGAGCTCGAATACACCGTGCAGTATCGCGAGAGCGACCTGGCCTTCACGCCTGCGGTGGCTTCATTGATCACCTGGTCCGCGAACAAAGAACCCTCGCGCAAAATCCTCCGGTCGATCTTCGAGCCCTCCCGGGATCGAGCGCGTGCGATCACCCAGACCACCGACTACGCGATCTCCTGCAAGCTCCGGAAAAAGGTGGAGATGCTCTTCGCGCATTTGAAGCGCATCCTGGGTCTCAGCCGTCTCCGATTGCGGGGCCCGAGCGGCGCACGTGATGAATTCCACCTCGCAGCCACCGCACAGAACCTCCGGAAGCTCGCAAAGCTCCTTCCGATCCCACCGGTCGCCTGTTGA